In the genome of Falsirhodobacter halotolerans, one region contains:
- a CDS encoding SDR family NAD(P)-dependent oxidoreductase, with product MRFQDKIVVVTGAGSGIGAATARRFSQEGATVVLVGRTQSKLTAVAADLDSARTHVVAGDIGTEEGIATILSAVEGLGGLDVLVNNAGIAVMGTIEDISVEDWRRQIDVNLTGTFMMTKAAWPHLKARKGNIVNVSSVSGLGGDWEMLAYNASKGGISNFTRALALDAAKAGVRVNAVNPSFTKTGLTEDMLDNKDLVAKFAERMPLGAPADPSDIASAILFLASDDARFVTGVNLPVDGGLMASNGQPAQ from the coding sequence ATGAGATTTCAGGACAAGATCGTTGTCGTGACGGGCGCGGGATCGGGCATCGGCGCGGCGACCGCCCGGCGGTTTTCGCAAGAGGGTGCGACGGTCGTTCTGGTCGGACGGACCCAAAGCAAGCTGACGGCCGTGGCGGCGGATCTGGACAGTGCGCGCACGCATGTGGTCGCGGGCGACATCGGGACCGAGGAGGGGATTGCGACCATCCTCTCCGCCGTCGAAGGGCTGGGGGGTCTGGACGTTTTGGTGAACAATGCCGGCATCGCGGTCATGGGCACGATCGAGGATATCTCGGTGGAGGATTGGCGTCGGCAGATCGACGTGAACCTGACCGGCACCTTCATGATGACCAAGGCCGCCTGGCCCCATCTGAAGGCGCGCAAGGGCAATATCGTCAACGTCTCCTCGGTTTCGGGCCTGGGCGGGGATTGGGAGATGCTCGCCTATAACGCGTCGAAGGGCGGGATCTCGAACTTCACCCGCGCGCTGGCGCTGGATGCGGCCAAGGCGGGGGTGCGGGTGAATGCGGTCAACCCGTCCTTCACCAAGACGGGCCTGACCGAGGATATGCTGGACAACAAGGATCTGGTCGCGAAATTCGCCGAGAGGATGCCCCTGGGGGCCCCGGCCGACCCCTCCGATATCGCGTCGGCCATCCTCTTCCTCGCCTCGGACGACGCGCGTTTTGTCACCGGGGTCAACCTGCCCGTGGACGGGGGGCTGATGGCGTCGAACGGCCAGCCCGCGCAATGA
- a CDS encoding J domain-containing protein codes for MTKSPFDFDMRVSSDKKRRKTGRRGMSGAQESSTHPCAHAGCTEPGLYRAPRSPDHLDEYVWFCKEHVREYNLKWNFFTGKTEEDFQQFLDKDRAWGPTKKPDEGHVWSRLGIDDPIGILGETPTAPTRPAGGATRKLPPTERKALEILDARDTWTRVDIRKQYKSLVKDLHPDMNGGNRADEERLQEVVWAWDQIKDSRFFRD; via the coding sequence ATGACCAAATCCCCCTTCGACTTCGACATGCGTGTGTCATCCGACAAGAAGCGCCGCAAGACGGGGCGTCGGGGCATGTCGGGGGCGCAGGAAAGCTCCACCCATCCCTGTGCCCATGCGGGCTGCACCGAACCCGGCCTTTACCGCGCCCCGCGGTCGCCCGACCATCTGGACGAATATGTCTGGTTCTGTAAGGAGCATGTGCGGGAATACAATCTGAAGTGGAACTTCTTCACCGGCAAGACCGAGGAGGATTTCCAGCAATTCCTTGACAAGGATCGGGCGTGGGGCCCGACCAAGAAGCCGGACGAAGGACATGTATGGTCCCGTCTGGGCATCGACGATCCGATCGGCATTCTTGGCGAAACCCCGACGGCGCCGACCCGTCCGGCCGGCGGTGCCACGCGCAAACTGCCCCCCACCGAACGCAAGGCGCTGGAGATCCTGGATGCGCGCGACACCTGGACACGCGTGGACATCCGCAAGCAATACAAATCCCTGGTCAAGGACCTTCACCCCGACATGAACGGCGGCAACCGCGCCGATGAGGAGCGGTTGCAGGAAGTCGTCTGGGCGTGGGATCAGATCAAGGATAGCCGCTTTTTCCGCGACTGA
- a CDS encoding BolA family protein has protein sequence MKIADEMERRLIAAFTPTELTVTDESDKHIGHAGYQEGGQSHFHIRVRAAALGDMTRIQRHRAIHAALGDIVPRIHALSLDAGA, from the coding sequence ATGAAAATCGCGGACGAGATGGAGCGGCGGCTGATCGCCGCCTTCACGCCGACCGAGTTGACCGTGACGGACGAGAGCGACAAGCATATCGGCCATGCGGGGTATCAGGAGGGGGGGCAAAGCCATTTCCACATCCGTGTACGTGCGGCAGCCCTTGGCGACATGACGCGCATCCAGCGGCATCGCGCGATACATGCGGCACTGGGTGACATCGTTCCGCGCATTCACGCGCTGTCCTTGGATGCGGGAGCCTGA
- the pepN gene encoding aminopeptidase N, whose product MTVRLADYAPPSHLIEHVDLSFRLDPQATRVLSTIRFVPNPAAPSATLRLNGEGLTLIAASIDDAPIADVPDATGLSLTVPPHPFTFRAEVEISPATNTALEGLYMSNGMYCTQCEAEGFRKITFYPDRPDVMAPFRVRIEGDLPVRLSNGDEVAPGEWHDPWPKPAYLFALVAGDLVAHSDRFVTRSGRDVALNIWVRKGDEDRCAYAMDALKRSMAWDERVYGREYDLSVFNIVAVDDFNMGAMENKGLNIFNSKYVLARPETATDEDFARIEAIIAHEYFHNWTGNRITCRDWFQLCLKEGLTVFRDQQFSSDERGEGVKRIEDVLTLRARQFREDAGPLSHPVRPAEYEEINNFYTATIYEKGAEVIRMLRLLVGPEAYDRALDLYFTRHDGQACTIEDWLTVFEDATGRDLTQFARWYTEAGTPAVTMSEAWQDGKLTLTLTQAAPAMVIPVAIGLLAPDGAEVLPTTVLEMTEAEQSFTFDAPTRPVVSALRGFSAPVLLSRPDAPEERAFLLAHDSDPFTRWEAGRSLGKSVMANVILGDGVSTKWLDALARLTTDASLDPAFRALSLRLPAEDDMARTLAAAGTVPDPEALHAARGRMAQALAERLADDLADLCAPVPGAWSPDAGQAGRRALRMQALALHSRLDGGAVAQQVFDRADNMTEEVGALTALLEVGVTAAADTFLSRWRHDRLVMDKWFTLNVLHAKDAPAVVADLIRHPLFDAANPNRFRAVFGALAANHAGFHRADGAGYRLMADALIALDPVNPQTAARVSSAFEGVAIYDAARQARMREELQRIAVTPGLSTDLREMVARMLKDRRN is encoded by the coding sequence ATGACCGTCCGCCTGGCCGATTACGCCCCGCCCAGCCATCTGATTGAACATGTGGATCTGTCCTTCCGGCTGGACCCGCAAGCGACGCGGGTTCTGTCCACCATCCGATTCGTCCCAAATCCCGCCGCCCCGTCCGCCACGCTCCGCCTGAACGGCGAGGGGCTGACCCTGATCGCCGCCAGCATCGACGATGCGCCGATCGCCGATGTGCCCGACGCGACCGGCCTGTCGCTGACCGTGCCGCCGCACCCTTTCACCTTCCGCGCCGAGGTGGAGATTTCGCCCGCCACCAACACCGCGCTGGAGGGGCTTTACATGTCGAACGGCATGTATTGCACCCAATGCGAGGCGGAAGGGTTCCGCAAGATCACCTTCTATCCCGACCGGCCCGACGTGATGGCCCCGTTCCGGGTGCGGATCGAGGGGGACCTGCCGGTACGTCTGTCCAACGGGGATGAGGTTGCGCCGGGTGAATGGCACGACCCGTGGCCCAAGCCCGCGTATCTTTTCGCGCTGGTCGCGGGGGATCTGGTGGCGCATTCGGACCGCTTCGTGACCCGATCGGGCCGCGATGTGGCGCTGAACATCTGGGTTCGCAAGGGGGACGAGGATCGCTGCGCCTATGCCATGGATGCGTTGAAACGGTCGATGGCCTGGGACGAGCGCGTCTATGGCCGGGAATACGACCTGTCGGTGTTCAACATCGTCGCGGTGGACGATTTCAACATGGGCGCGATGGAGAACAAGGGGTTGAACATCTTCAACTCCAAATACGTGCTGGCCCGTCCCGAAACGGCAACGGATGAGGATTTCGCCCGGATCGAGGCGATCATCGCCCATGAATATTTCCATAACTGGACCGGCAATCGCATCACATGCCGCGACTGGTTCCAGCTGTGCCTGAAGGAAGGGCTGACCGTGTTCCGCGATCAGCAGTTTTCCTCCGATGAGCGGGGCGAGGGGGTGAAGCGGATCGAGGATGTCCTGACCCTGCGCGCCCGCCAGTTCCGCGAGGATGCGGGGCCGCTGTCCCACCCGGTGCGGCCTGCGGAATATGAAGAGATCAACAACTTCTACACCGCCACGATCTATGAAAAAGGTGCGGAGGTGATCCGTATGCTGCGCCTGCTGGTGGGGCCTGAGGCCTATGACCGGGCGCTCGATCTTTATTTCACCCGCCACGACGGTCAGGCGTGCACGATCGAAGATTGGCTGACCGTGTTCGAGGATGCGACGGGCCGCGATCTGACGCAGTTCGCGCGGTGGTATACCGAGGCCGGAACGCCCGCCGTGACCATGTCCGAAGCATGGCAGGACGGCAAACTTACCCTGACCCTGACGCAAGCTGCCCCGGCGATGGTGATCCCGGTGGCGATCGGGCTTCTGGCGCCCGATGGGGCGGAGGTGCTGCCGACGACCGTTCTGGAGATGACGGAGGCCGAGCAGAGTTTCACCTTCGACGCCCCGACGCGTCCGGTGGTATCCGCGTTGCGCGGATTTTCCGCCCCCGTTCTGCTGTCGCGCCCCGATGCGCCGGAGGAGCGGGCGTTTCTGCTGGCCCACGACAGCGATCCCTTCACCCGATGGGAGGCGGGGCGGTCGCTGGGCAAGTCGGTCATGGCGAACGTCATTCTGGGCGACGGTGTTTCGACCAAATGGCTGGACGCGCTGGCACGCCTGACCACGGATGCGTCGCTGGACCCGGCGTTCCGCGCGCTCAGCCTGCGTTTGCCGGCCGAGGATGACATGGCCCGCACCTTGGCTGCGGCGGGCACGGTGCCCGATCCCGAGGCCCTTCACGCCGCGCGGGGTCGCATGGCGCAGGCGCTGGCCGAACGGCTGGCGGACGACCTTGCGGATCTATGCGCGCCGGTTCCGGGCGCATGGTCGCCCGATGCAGGGCAGGCGGGCCGGCGCGCGTTGCGGATGCAGGCACTTGCCCTGCACTCCCGTCTGGACGGCGGGGCTGTGGCGCAACAGGTCTTCGATCGGGCCGACAACATGACCGAGGAGGTGGGCGCCCTGACGGCATTGCTGGAGGTCGGGGTGACGGCGGCGGCGGATACGTTCCTGTCCCGCTGGCGACATGATCGTCTGGTGATGGACAAATGGTTCACGCTGAACGTCCTTCATGCCAAGGATGCCCCGGCGGTGGTGGCCGACCTGATCCGCCACCCGCTGTTCGATGCCGCCAATCCCAACCGCTTCCGCGCCGTCTTCGGCGCGCTTGCCGCCAACCATGCGGGGTTCCACCGCGCGGACGGGGCGGGGTATCGGCTGATGGCCGACGCGCTGATCGCGCTGGACCCTGTCAATCCGCAGACGGCGGCGCGGGTATCCTCGGCGTTCGAGGGAGTCGCGATCTATGACGCGGCCCGGCAGGCCCGGATGCGCGAAGAGTTGCAGCGGATCGCGGTCACCCCCGGCCTGTCGACCGATCTTCGGGAAATGGTGGCACGGATGCTGAAGGACCGGCGGAATTGA
- a CDS encoding lysophospholipid acyltransferase family protein, whose protein sequence is MKDRIDPLIAERAPWLFSGRPHHRLAYAALTQVLGYPKTLALAEEYRDLTTPELMGRVAALIARDIQITGLENIPRNGRAMIVANHPTGIADGVILHHLLSPLRPDLFFYANSDILRVMPQMADLICPVEWRQEKRSLQKTRETMEYTRKAMEAGRLGIIFPSGRLAKRTGLKLMERPWMASAAMIARKFDVPVIPLNIRARNSTLFYLFDLVHPTLRDITLFHEVLNKHRQPYRVAVGNPILPDRISNKSEEGIEMLRAETLALGGEYAPAVSLVQMTKLPTFKSSARLTT, encoded by the coding sequence ATGAAAGACCGTATTGACCCCCTTATCGCCGAGCGCGCGCCTTGGCTGTTTTCGGGGCGACCTCATCATCGGCTGGCTTATGCGGCACTGACGCAAGTTTTGGGATATCCCAAGACCTTGGCCTTGGCCGAGGAATACCGCGATCTGACCACGCCCGAACTGATGGGACGCGTGGCCGCGCTGATTGCGCGGGACATCCAGATCACGGGGCTTGAGAACATTCCCCGCAACGGTCGGGCGATGATCGTGGCCAACCATCCGACCGGCATCGCCGACGGCGTGATCCTGCATCATCTTCTGTCGCCGCTGCGCCCGGACCTGTTCTTTTACGCCAACAGCGACATTCTGCGCGTGATGCCGCAGATGGCCGACCTGATCTGTCCGGTGGAATGGCGGCAGGAAAAACGCTCGTTGCAGAAAACGCGCGAGACGATGGAGTATACCCGCAAGGCGATGGAGGCGGGACGTCTGGGGATCATCTTCCCCTCGGGGCGTCTGGCCAAGCGCACGGGCCTGAAGCTGATGGAGCGGCCTTGGATGGCCTCGGCCGCGATGATCGCGCGCAAATTCGACGTGCCGGTCATTCCGCTGAACATCCGGGCGCGGAATTCCACGCTGTTCTATCTGTTCGATCTGGTCCACCCGACCTTGCGCGACATCACCCTGTTCCATGAGGTGCTGAACAAGCACCGTCAGCCGTATCGGGTCGCGGTCGGCAATCCGATCCTGCCCGACCGCATTTCGAACAAGTCCGAAGAGGGGATCGAGATGCTGCGCGCGGAAACGCTGGCGCTTGGCGGGGAATACGCCCCGGCGGTCAGCCTTGTGCAGATGACGAAACTGCCGACGTTCAAATCCTCGGCCCGTCTGACGACATGA
- a CDS encoding transglycosylase SLT domain-containing protein, protein MTFRKLVFGAMLALPVAGCATQTKTTEPASLPVMRWDFRPEASSWTRQTLAAVSQKDADLAALVPNDIDTWCPGYRTASMDERRAFWTAMLSALAKHESTWNPAASGGGGKWIGLVQIAPRTARAYDCDATTTSELKNGSANLACAVNIASAQVSRDNMVAGAQGRRGMGRDWAPFRSSAKRAEMAQWTRSQDYCAI, encoded by the coding sequence ATGACGTTCAGGAAGCTTGTTTTCGGCGCGATGCTCGCGTTGCCGGTTGCCGGATGTGCCACCCAGACCAAAACCACCGAACCGGCCTCCTTGCCGGTGATGCGGTGGGACTTCCGCCCGGAAGCGTCGTCCTGGACCCGTCAGACACTCGCCGCGGTTTCGCAGAAAGACGCCGATCTGGCTGCCCTTGTTCCCAATGACATCGACACATGGTGCCCCGGTTACCGCACCGCCTCCATGGACGAACGTCGTGCATTCTGGACGGCGATGCTGTCGGCGCTGGCCAAGCACGAAAGCACCTGGAACCCGGCCGCATCCGGCGGCGGTGGCAAGTGGATCGGTCTGGTGCAGATCGCCCCCCGCACGGCCCGCGCCTATGACTGCGATGCCACGACGACGTCCGAACTGAAAAACGGCTCGGCCAATCTGGCCTGCGCGGTCAACATCGCCTCGGCCCAGGTGTCGCGCGACAATATGGTGGCGGGCGCGCAGGGGCGTCGCGGTATGGGGCGTGACTGGGCCCCCTTCCGATCCTCGGCCAAACGCGCCGAAATGGCGCAATGGACCCGGTCGCAGGATTACTGCGCGATCTGA
- the gatB gene encoding Asp-tRNA(Asn)/Glu-tRNA(Gln) amidotransferase subunit GatB, with protein sequence MLDLTYDTPTPKVIAGAREDWELVIGMEIHAQVSSQAKLFSGASTGFGAEPNSHVAFVDCAMPGMLPVINEYCVEQAVRTGLGLKAGINLRSAFDRKNYFYPDLPQGYQISQLYHPIVGEGEVLVEMGPGVARLVRIERIHLEQDAGKSIHDMDPNMSFVDFNRTGVALMEIVSRPDIRGPEEAAAYVVKLRQILRYLGTCDGNMQNGNLRADVNVSVCRPGQYEKFQATGDFSHLGTRCEIKNMNSMRFIQAAIDYEARRQIAILEDGGSIVQETRLYDAEKNETRSMRSKEEAHDYRYFPDPDLLPLEIEQAWVDDIAARMPELPDAKKARFMGDFGLTDYDANVLTAELDAAGFFEDVAKGRDGKQAANWVINELFGRLNKEGLGIDASPMSAAQLGGILDLMASGEISGKMAKDLFEIVWLVGGDPAEIAAARGMKQVTDTGAIGTAVDEIIAANPAQVEKAKANPKLAGWFVGQVIKATGGKASPQMVNEVVAAKLGL encoded by the coding sequence ATGCTGGACCTGACCTACGACACCCCGACCCCCAAAGTCATCGCCGGCGCGCGCGAGGATTGGGAACTTGTGATCGGCATGGAAATTCATGCGCAGGTGTCGTCCCAGGCCAAGCTGTTCTCCGGTGCCTCCACGGGATTCGGGGCGGAGCCGAACAGCCATGTGGCCTTCGTCGATTGCGCGATGCCCGGAATGCTGCCGGTCATCAACGAATACTGCGTCGAGCAGGCGGTGCGCACCGGGCTGGGGCTGAAGGCGGGGATCAATCTGCGTTCGGCCTTCGACCGCAAGAACTATTTCTATCCCGATCTGCCGCAGGGGTATCAGATCAGCCAGCTTTACCACCCCATCGTGGGCGAGGGGGAGGTTCTGGTCGAGATGGGGCCGGGGGTCGCCCGTCTGGTTCGGATCGAGCGGATCCATCTTGAACAGGACGCCGGCAAGTCGATCCACGACATGGACCCGAATATGAGCTTCGTGGATTTCAACCGCACCGGCGTCGCGCTGATGGAGATTGTTAGCCGCCCCGATATTCGCGGCCCGGAAGAGGCGGCGGCTTATGTGGTGAAGCTGCGCCAGATCCTGCGCTATTTGGGCACCTGCGACGGCAACATGCAGAACGGCAACCTGCGGGCGGACGTGAACGTGTCGGTCTGCCGTCCGGGGCAATACGAGAAGTTTCAGGCGACGGGCGATTTCAGCCATCTCGGCACGCGGTGCGAGATCAAGAACATGAATTCCATGCGGTTCATTCAGGCGGCCATCGATTACGAGGCGCGCCGCCAGATCGCCATTCTGGAGGACGGCGGGTCCATCGTTCAGGAAACGCGGCTGTATGACGCCGAAAAGAATGAGACGCGGTCTATGCGCTCGAAAGAGGAGGCGCACGATTACCGCTATTTCCCCGATCCCGACCTTTTGCCGCTGGAGATTGAGCAGGCGTGGGTGGACGACATCGCGGCGCGGATGCCGGAATTGCCGGACGCCAAGAAGGCGCGCTTCATGGGCGATTTCGGCCTGACGGATTATGACGCGAACGTCCTGACCGCCGAACTGGATGCGGCCGGCTTCTTTGAGGATGTGGCCAAGGGCCGCGACGGCAAGCAGGCGGCGAACTGGGTCATCAACGAATTGTTCGGGCGTTTGAACAAGGAAGGGCTGGGCATCGACGCCTCGCCCATGTCGGCGGCACAGCTGGGCGGCATCCTCGATCTTATGGCGTCCGGCGAGATTTCGGGCAAGATGGCCAAGGATCTGTTCGAGATCGTCTGGCTGGTGGGGGGCGATCCGGCGGAGATCGCGGCCGCGCGCGGGATGAAGCAGGTGACCGACACCGGCGCGATCGGGACGGCGGTGGACGAGATCATCGCCGCCAACCCGGCGCAGGTGGAAAAGGCCAAGGCCAACCCCAAGCTGGCCGGGTGGTTCGTCGGTCAGGTCATCAAGGCGACGGGGGGCAAAGCCTCGCCGCAGATGGTGAACGAGGTCGTGGCGGCCAAGCTGGGCTTGTGA
- the tgt gene encoding tRNA guanosine(34) transglycosylase Tgt, translated as MAGFGFQIDATDGKARRGTIQTTRGDIRTPAFMPVGTAATVKAMMPDSVRATGADILLGNTYHLMLRPTAERIDRLGGLHRFMNWDRPILTDSGGFQVMSLTALRKMSEEGVRFKSHIDGSTHHLTPERSMEIQRLLGSDIVMAFDECTPFPADEATARKSMELSMRWAKRSRDAFGDRPGHALFGIQQGSVFPDQRAESAEALRAIGFDGYAVGGLAVGEGQKTMFEVLDYAPDMLPQDKPRYLMGVGKPDDIVGAVERGIDMMDCVLPSRSGRTGQAFTRHGVVNIRNARHADDPRPLDEACTCPACRNYSRAYLHHVTRAQEIIGSMLMTWHNLHYYQELMQGLRDAIGAGRLAAFVADFHAQRAAGDIEPL; from the coding sequence ATGGCAGGTTTCGGTTTTCAGATTGATGCCACCGACGGCAAGGCGCGGCGCGGCACCATCCAAACGACGCGGGGCGACATCCGCACCCCGGCCTTCATGCCGGTGGGCACAGCGGCGACGGTGAAGGCGATGATGCCCGACAGCGTGCGCGCCACCGGGGCCGATATCCTGCTGGGCAACACCTATCACCTGATGCTGCGCCCGACGGCCGAACGGATCGACCGGCTGGGCGGGTTGCACAGGTTCATGAACTGGGACCGGCCGATCCTGACGGACTCGGGCGGGTTTCAAGTGATGAGCCTGACGGCCTTGCGGAAGATGAGCGAGGAGGGCGTGCGCTTCAAATCGCATATCGACGGCAGCACGCATCATCTGACGCCGGAACGCAGCATGGAGATCCAGCGGCTTCTGGGATCGGACATCGTCATGGCGTTCGACGAATGCACCCCCTTTCCGGCGGATGAGGCGACGGCCCGCAAGTCGATGGAGCTGTCGATGCGGTGGGCGAAACGGTCGCGCGATGCCTTCGGGGATCGTCCGGGTCATGCGCTGTTCGGCATCCAGCAGGGCAGCGTGTTCCCCGATCAGCGCGCCGAAAGCGCCGAGGCGCTGCGCGCGATCGGCTTCGACGGTTATGCCGTGGGCGGTCTGGCCGTGGGCGAGGGGCAGAAGACCATGTTCGAGGTGCTGGACTACGCCCCCGACATGCTGCCCCAGGACAAGCCGCGTTATCTGATGGGGGTGGGCAAGCCCGATGATATCGTGGGCGCGGTGGAGCGGGGGATCGACATGATGGATTGCGTCCTGCCGTCCCGCTCGGGGCGGACGGGGCAGGCGTTCACGCGGCACGGGGTGGTCAACATCCGCAACGCGCGCCATGCCGACGATCCGCGCCCGTTGGACGAGGCCTGCACCTGTCCGGCCTGCCGCAACTATTCCCGCGCCTATCTCCACCATGTGACCCGCGCGCAAGAGATCATCGGGTCGATGCTGATGACGTGGCACAATCTTCATTACTATCAGGAGTTGATGCAGGGTCTGCGCGACGCGATCGGGGCAGGGCGGCTGGCCGCCTTTGTGGCCGATTTTCACGCGCAGCGGGCGGCGGGGGATATCGAACCTCTGTGA
- the lon gene encoding endopeptidase La yields MNDLSAHSFPVLPLRDIVVFPHMIVPLFVGREKSVRALEEVMAEDRQILLASQKDPSVDEPGSDGIYRTGVLANVLQLLKLPDGTVKVLVEGKARVRITDFLPNESFFEANAETLDETSGDADTVNAMLRAVSEEFERYAKIKKNIPEEALAAVSDAQDPARLADLVAGHLGVDVAQKQALLETLVISERLEGVYGHMQGEMGVLQVEKRIKSRVKGQMEKTQREYYLNEQMKAIQKELGDGEDGQNEIAELEARIAKTKLSKEAREKADAEVKKLKSMSPMSAEATVVRNYLDWLLGVPWGVKSKVKKDLGKAQAVLDADHHGLEKVKERIVEYLAVQARATKLKGPILCLVGPPGVGKTSLGKSVAKATGREFIRISLGGVRDESEIRGHRRTYIGSMPGKIIQALKKAKTTNPLILLDEIDKMGQDFRGDPASAMLEVLDPEQNATFSDHYLEVEYDLSNVMFLTTANSYNMPGPLLDRMEIIPLAGYTEDEKREIAKSHLVGKQVENHGLKKGEFAVTDGALTEVIRSYTREAGVRNLEREIAKLARKAVTEIVRGDKTKVEVTEANVGDYLGVKRHRWGLAEKEDQVGVVTGLAYTSVGGELLQIEALRLPGKGRMKTTGKLGDVMKESIDAASSYVRSISPELGVKPPRFEAMDIHVHVPEGATPKDGPSAGLAMVTSIVSVLTGIPVRKDIAMTGEVTLRGNALAIGGLKEKLLAALRGGIKTVLIPQENEKDLADIPENVKQGLRIIPVSHVREVLREALVRTPVPVEWDEAAEEAAAARRMAEQPTQAPVAH; encoded by the coding sequence ATGAACGACCTATCTGCACACAGCTTTCCCGTGCTGCCGCTTCGGGATATCGTCGTCTTCCCGCATATGATCGTGCCGCTGTTCGTGGGCCGCGAGAAATCGGTCCGCGCGCTGGAGGAGGTGATGGCCGAGGATCGCCAGATCCTGCTGGCCTCGCAGAAAGACCCCTCGGTGGACGAACCGGGCAGCGACGGAATCTACCGCACCGGCGTTCTGGCGAATGTGCTGCAACTGCTGAAATTGCCCGACGGCACCGTGAAGGTGTTGGTCGAGGGCAAGGCGCGCGTGCGGATCACCGATTTCCTGCCGAACGAGAGCTTTTTCGAGGCGAATGCCGAGACGCTGGACGAGACGTCGGGCGATGCGGACACCGTGAACGCGATGCTGCGGGCGGTATCGGAAGAGTTCGAGCGTTACGCCAAGATCAAGAAGAACATCCCCGAGGAGGCGCTGGCCGCGGTGTCGGACGCGCAGGATCCCGCGCGACTGGCCGATCTGGTCGCGGGACACCTTGGGGTGGATGTGGCCCAGAAGCAGGCGCTTTTGGAAACGCTGGTGATTTCCGAACGTCTGGAAGGCGTCTATGGTCACATGCAGGGTGAGATGGGCGTTCTTCAGGTGGAGAAGCGCATCAAGTCCCGCGTGAAGGGCCAGATGGAGAAGACGCAGCGCGAATATTATCTGAATGAGCAGATGAAGGCTATTCAGAAGGAGCTTGGCGACGGCGAGGACGGCCAGAACGAGATCGCCGAACTTGAAGCCCGCATCGCCAAGACCAAGCTGTCCAAGGAAGCGCGCGAAAAGGCCGATGCCGAGGTCAAGAAGCTGAAATCCATGTCGCCGATGAGCGCGGAGGCGACGGTGGTGCGCAACTACCTCGACTGGCTGCTTGGGGTGCCGTGGGGCGTGAAGTCCAAGGTGAAGAAGGATCTGGGCAAGGCGCAGGCCGTGCTGGATGCCGATCACCATGGGCTGGAAAAGGTCAAGGAACGCATCGTCGAATATCTGGCGGTTCAGGCGCGGGCGACCAAGCTGAAGGGGCCGATCCTGTGCCTTGTCGGTCCTCCCGGCGTGGGCAAGACCTCGCTTGGGAAATCGGTGGCGAAGGCGACGGGACGGGAATTCATCCGCATCTCGCTCGGCGGCGTGCGCGACGAATCCGAGATCCGTGGCCACCGTCGGACCTATATCGGGTCCATGCCCGGAAAGATCATTCAGGCGCTGAAAAAGGCCAAGACGACGAACCCGCTGATCCTTCTGGATGAGATCGACAAGATGGGGCAGGACTTCCGCGGTGACCCGGCCAGCGCCATGCTGGAGGTGCTGGACCCGGAGCAGAACGCTACCTTCTCCGACCACTATCTTGAGGTGGAATACGACCTGTCGAACGTCATGTTCCTGACAACGGCGAACTCCTACAACATGCCGGGGCCGCTTCTGGACCGGATGGAGATCATTCCGCTGGCCGGTTACACCGAGGATGAGAAGCGCGAGATCGCGAAGTCGCATCTGGTTGGCAAGCAGGTGGAGAACCATGGCCTGAAAAAGGGCGAGTTTGCGGTGACCGACGGCGCGCTGACCGAGGTGATCCGGTCCTACACCCGCGAGGCGGGGGTGCGGAATCTGGAGCGGGAGATTGCCAAGCTGGCGCGGAAGGCCGTGACGGAGATCGTGCGCGGTGACAAGACCAAGGTCGAGGTGACGGAGGCAAATGTCGGCGACTATCTTGGTGTGAAGCGGCATCGTTGGGGCCTGGCGGAAAAGGAAGATCAGGTCGGCGTCGTGACGGGCCTTGCCTATACGTCCGTCGGTGGGGAGCTTCTGCAGATCGAGGCGCTGCGCCTGCCGGGCAAGGGCCGGATGAAGACGACCGGGAAACTGGGCGATGTCATGAAGGAATCGATCGACGCGGCCTCCAGCTATGTCCGGTCGATCAGCCCTGAGCTGGGGGTGAAGCCCCCCAGGTTCGAGGCGATGGACATTCACGTCCACGTGCCCGAAGGGGCGACGCCCAAGGATGGGCCGAGTGCCGGTCTGGCTATGGTCACCTCCATCGTGTCGGTCCTGACCGGCATTCCGGTCCGGAAGGACATCGCGATGACCGGCGAGGTCACGTTGCGTGGCAACGCCCTTGCCATCGGCGGGTTGAAGGAAAAGCTCCTTGCGGCGTTGCGGGGGGGGATCAAGACGGTTCTGATCCCGCAGGAAAACGAGAAGGATCTGGCCGACATCCCGGAGAATGTGAAGCAGGGTCTGCGGATCATTCCCGTCAGCCATGTCCGCGAGGTTCTTCGCGAGGCGCTGGTCCGGACACCTGTGCCGGTTGAATGGGACGAGGCGGCCGAGGAGGCGGCGGCGGCCCGCCGCATGGCCGAGCAACCGACCCAAGCGCCTGTGGCGCACTGA